The following is a genomic window from Choloepus didactylus isolate mChoDid1 chromosome 5, mChoDid1.pri, whole genome shotgun sequence.
GCTGTTAAGACAGAAAGACTGTTAAGAAGGAAGAACATTGCCTGAGCAGGAGTATTTCTTGGGAGAAGAGATTCTCCCCACCACACCAGGCACAAGGCCACCAGGAGACCTCCATCAGCAAGCCTGCCCCAGCATTTGAGGGAGAGAGCAGGtgagtctgtctgtctgtttcttCTGCACAGATGGTTGTTTCTTCTCAGTGTCAAGACCTTCGGGGACACCTGTCCTGCCTGTCAGAGATCCCTGATATAGTCTTTTGAAAACTGAGACTTCTGATAGCTGAAGTCAGTATGGACAAGACTGCAGATTAAGTTCCTAGGGAGCAAGGCTCATTTCAAGGTCAAGGGTTCTCAAAGCATAGGAGAAGAGTTATTTTAATACAAAGTTTAGTAAGTCACAACTGGGGATGGAGCTGAAGCCTAGTGCTGGGGGTACAGGGGGGCAGGCGGTTGAAAGAAAAGAGGTATGCCAAGTTTAAAGGCTTCCAACCAGCACAAGATCCTATCTGTGTTCTCATCACGTGCTGTGTCTCTTCCTTGTAACTGTCAATGGCAAACCTGCCTTCCAGCCCCTCAGGGAAGCGTGAGAAAGAGGACGGGATGTATTCTGGTGAAAAGAAAACACATCCCCAAGTTCTGATGGTGCTGTGCTCTGATCACCATAGGTTCCTTCACCTACATCAACATGAACTGGCACATGATAATCTCTGGGCTCATTGTTGTGGTGCTTAAAATTGTTGGAATGACCTTATTTCTACTATATTGTGAGTATTTGAGCCTTCTCTTACCCTAGTCTCCAAATGgttctttgactcttctctcAGAATGCAAGGCTGAGAGTAAAGGTTAAGTACCCAAGTCTTCTCACCTGAGGGGTCCCCAACATAGCCCGAGGTCAGCTGACAATGCCTTTCTCACTTCCCTGTGTCCAGAATGGACTAGGTTCCTTGTTCTACTTTACAAATGTAGAACTGACTAGTGTCCAATGGTTGGAGCCTCCCACAGTGTTTTTCCTATGAGAGAATTAGTTGGGTAATCTGAACCAAAGCATTGGCAATGGTTGTTATTGTtgctaaaatttgaaaatactgcTCATTCGATCTGATAATAAGGCTGTGGTAACAGCTATGTTATAAAGTAATGATGTACATAGAAATTAATTCATCCAAATGCTTAGAAAAAAAGGCCTCATGTCAAAGCATTTTACTGCAATTTGCAGCAAGTAGAGTCTTCTCCAACTCTAGAAGCagtggagaaaataaatgaggaaggAAATGTGCTTAGGAGGCGACAGTTGAGTAAGGAGCATCTTGTTTATTACCCAATCTGAAGGTGCAATTCCCATCACttcagagaacagaaagaaatatGAATAAGTGAATATATGTACAAAAAATATACATCACCTGAGTCAAAGAACTCACTATTTCACAGTAATAATCTTGGTTGTCTAGAAGGCTCTGTGATGATGTTTGTTTGTAGATTCATCATGCAGCACCTTGGAGGTTAAACCAACAGCTGCTTTTCTTTACAGTCCCTCAGATTTTTGGCAAAAGTAGCAGCTTCATTCCCACGAGGAGCTACGGAACAGGTAATAAATACCTGACAGTCATCACCCCTCCACCCTCCAAACCTTAAATACTGAATTCTTAGAAACCTTTCTCAAGGCTTCCTTTTCCAAGAAATTTTTTGCTCAAAAAGTCCATGAAGATCTTACTAATTCCTTCCTTTTACAGATGTGAAATCAAGACTGGGTGAAATTTCTGAACCTCAGGTTTTCTCCTTGGTATGGGAATGATTTCTATGTAATCACTGTAATGCAATGTGAAAGTACTTTATAAACTCTGAACTGTTGTATATCTACAAGGAATTGTGGTAAAGAAACCCACACAAACCAAGAGTGTATTAAGCactattttttgtgtgtatgctaggTACTATTCTATACCATccacagaagaataaaaataggagatAGTAGTCAATCATCATGATTGCCAGGAGCTCTGAGGGGTAAAAAGAGGACCCTAATAGACACCACCTTCTCTTGAAGGTAGCCTTTCCTAAGACCTACTCTCACTTCCTCATCGCAAGAGACTCTTTTAGGAGAAAGATAATTTCTTACTCATCTGTGTATCAACTGAGGTATCAAATCAGTGagctatatggaaaaaatactcataaaatatttactgGGCTCTGTTCAGTTATAATCCCAAAGTAGCTTCTTATGAAAACCAGGTTATAAACATATTATAAGGAATCTTCTGAACTGGGgactgaaataaaaagcaaatgctaatttgtatgttttattaatataattttaagtaaCTACCTTGATTAAAGTTGTCTTTAATCAGAGTGGACAAATGACTGGGCCATGAGGAATATCTGACCAGTGTTTGAAGCCACTGCAGCTGCCTGTGCAGAGCGTCAGTGTTCCCAGAAAAAGTGAGGCCTCCTGGAGGCCAATAAATGTCCCTATTTGCAACTTGAGAAATGAATGGACCCTTCAATACCTATAGGAAATCTCTGGACTGTTCACCTGCTTCCTTGTCTGCCAATACCTGCTGGTCCTAAAACCTGTTCCAGTTAGCCACAATCCTTAGAGCTGATAAGTAATGAAGAGAGAAGAGTCCAATAACTGCCTACCAGGAACACGAGTTTTTCACCTAGGATTTGGGACACCAGAAATGCAAAGAACAGCAAAGATGCTATCTGGAGCCTGGAGCAGAAGTGTTCCAAACAATTCTTTGGGAGTAACAATGTCAAATGCTCTATataagaaaggagtgagagggtTTCACAATGACACTAAATTCCTCCACTGCTCTTTCTTTCTCGTTGTTCTTTTACTCATTTCACACCTAAtgccatgccaaaaaaaaaaaaaaaaaaaaggaatagaaatagGGGTGCAGGGCATGACAGATAATGGTAGTAGTTAGGTGAAagcttcaaagaaagaaaatgtgtggAAAGGTCTAACACAGAGTATCCAGGAGCCTCTTGCCATCATCACTGTTCATAGATAGAATTTAATATCTCACATAAATAGTCACAGGACCCTAAAAGCCCCTGCTGTGATGTTTGTGTGTTATATTCATCCTACAGCtttcttcagattttcttttttttcagtccCAACAATTTTCAGGAGCACTACTGGCAGCTTCAGTCCTACAAGGAGCTATGGTACAGGTAAAGTATATAGGTATAACATCCTCTCCGCCCTCCAGGTTCTCATACACTGAATTCTTAGAGACTTTTCCCATTGCCTCCTTTCCTGTGGAATGTTTTTGCTCAAAAGGGCTAAGACCTTCTAATTCATTCCCTTCGTATTGTAAGCAGGAAAACTGATACTAGACGAGGTTaaatttctgagcctcagttattCCTTCTGGGTTGAGGATAATTTGTGTAGATGTAATTACTATAAAGAAACCTACATCCCACCACCTTGTTACTTAGTTTCAGTGTTTGTACCCAAATCACTAATCTTGTACTCTCTTTTCTTGGATCCTTCAGTCTGCCCCAGAGGTTGGGATTTTCATCAAGGGAGATGTTTCTTCTTGTCCACTGCTGAATTGCCTTTGAATCAAAGCAGGGACTTTTGTATAGCAGAAGGATCAAATTTGGCCATTGTCAACACTCCAGAGAAATTGGTGAGAGCTTCAAGATGGTGCAGTATAGCAGACTTCTCCATGGGTGGAGATGGTGGAGCAATTTGAGAGTTCTGAACCTAGAGGGTGGGAGACTCTTCTCAATAGCAGTGGGTTGTGCTCCTCAAGTTCATCTCACCTAGCGAAATCTATACTCCATGGTCTTCCTTGTGGGCTGGTTTCCTGGGGATGGATCTAGACATTTAAAGTGCAGGGAATGACCAAATGAGCTGATGTGTATAGAAGCctgaaaattatgaaatacatCATAGATGTGAGATGTTAATGCACCATGCTGTTCTGTCTAGTAAATGAAGGAAGATGCAAATTAACAAAATTAGTAATATGGAAAACAAAGGAGTAGGTCATAGACCTGGGGTTACAGTTTATTCTAATAACAAAAATAGCTAATGCTCTACAAAGAGTTTTACATTTATTACATCTTTCTATCCTCACAACAAATCTGAGAAGGAAGTatcattatccacattttacatatTAGGAAACTAGtgcacagaaaaataatttgaccAAAGTCATACAGATATTAAGTGACAGGAGTCACAGAGATGTCACAACCATCGACATTCTCTTAACCAATTTTAATTTATAGTTAGCCCCCCTTCAAATCCACAAGCACTTGCTGAGTGCTAGGTGCTGTACTATATACACTAttacttgctttttttcccctccatcctTCTTCCCCCCCCTCTAAAAGTCCTCTGGTGATTGAGAACATTTTGAAAGAGGGTCTTCTTCCTTGAATCTTGATAATACATGTCCAAAAAAAAAGGACCCAAATGTTACAATCCTCTAGGGCTAACTGCCTATATGGGAAGGAAAATAGCTGTTCCTCCTCTTATAAATTCCCATCCTGATGGAGTCGTCATGTCTCCCAGTATTGAATTCCAGGAGCTCTCTGGGACTTTACCTTCTCCCTTACCTCATAAATTAGTTGCTAACAAGTCCTATCCTCTCTAACCTCACAGCTAATAGTTAGCTATCACCTTGATTGTTTTAGAATTCTAATAATTCATCTCCTTAATCACAGTTTTTCCCTCTTCTTACCTATTCTCCACAGAACTGACATAATATTATCTCTAAGGTGGTAAACTCTGTgccattttccaaattaaaatggGTTAAAGTCCAGTTTTCATAGCATAGCACATAAGGCCTTGCATAGTCCAGCCTCTGCCTTCCCTCAAGCTTTGTCCCTGACAAAGTTCCCTGCTCTGAACAAACCATATTGATTGCTCCTCTTGCTTGTGGTGATCCTTCTTCCAGGAAGTCCAACCCTGATCCACACATTCACCTATCATTTGCCTAACAGCAATTTCCAAAGTTTAGCTCAAGTATCGTTTCATCTATAATCTTTCTAGTAAATCCCAAATCCATGTAGAATTGATCACATCTTCCTTTGTGCCTGTGCCAAACCTAGAACACATTTCATAGCACCCCGCCTGTGATACCTTACCATGCTGGGTGACTGTCTATGATTCTTAAACATATTGGGGtcactgaaaattttttaaatgtgataaaaGCAATGCATCTTTTCCCACAAGCATTTCATAAGTATGATATTTTGAATAAAACTTCAGGGCTTCATAGATTTCCTTGGAAACCTCATAGCTTCCAACTAGAGAGTTAAGGTTAAGAACCCTTGTTTCAGACcatgggtcagcaaacttttccttaaagggccagatagtatatattttaggctttgcaggtcatTAGGTCTCTGCCACATCTCCTCAATTCTGTCACTTTGGCTTGAAAGCAACCATAGATACTATGTAGCGAAGAGACATGACTGTATTCcggtaaaactttatttacaaaaagaggCAGCAGTCCGCATTTGACTTActggccatagtttgccaacccctgttttAGACCGTAATTTGTTTGAGGAGAAATGGATTTGTTTCTGTATCCCCAGCCTAGTCTAACAtaatgcctggtacataatagACACttcaaaaaagttaattaaataattaattcagaaattaattaaaaatgagtGAACGAAATGAGCTATTCCAGAGAAGGAGAATTGGGGAAAGTAGGAACCAAGGCCATTGGAAATAGAATGAGACTTG
Proteins encoded in this region:
- the CLEC5A gene encoding C-type lectin domain family 5 member A isoform X1, which encodes MNWHMIISGLIVVVLKIVGMTLFLLYFPQIFGKSSSFIPTRSYGTVPTIFRSTTGSFSPTRSYGTVCPRGWDFHQGRCFFLSTAELPLNQSRDFCIAEGSNLAIVNTPEKLNFLHDIIGAEKYFIGLTYHPSEKKWRWINNSVFNGNITNQDKPFNCVTIGLTKTFDAALCDVSYHWICEKNAK
- the CLEC5A gene encoding C-type lectin domain family 5 member A isoform X2 → MNWHMIISGLIVVVLKIVGMTLFLLYFPQIFGKSSSFIPTRSYGTVCPRGWDFHQGRCFFLSTAELPLNQSRDFCIAEGSNLAIVNTPEKLNFLHDIIGAEKYFIGLTYHPSEKKWRWINNSVFNGNITNQDKPFNCVTIGLTKTFDAALCDVSYHWICEKNAK